The genomic DNA GTcggattttttttcagaaatgtgGAAACACAAAGCATTGTTTTTCATTGAGCACCTTCCtgataaaactaaattacacTTTCTGTattcaaacacaacaaactctaCCCAGCACCCTCACTAATGTTTCCACTGTTGTCTTCAACGACTTCATCGTTTGATAATGTTGTCAGACACTTATAATACcaatctgagcctgtcagtgCCAAAGTGAGTGGCCGTTCATAGACCATATAAAGTAGCCCAATGCGATTACATTGTAGCTTGTTTTACAGCTGCAGTGCTCTCACTCAATACTCGACCAATTTCAAATATTgttgtccccattagtcacttagacacaaaaacatgggaaaataaGGTCCTAAAATACCAAAATTCCCCTTTGAGGCAGGGGATGTCtcaatgtgtgtgagtgtgtggccAGCTGAGGAGATGCCTGTCTGCAGGGAGGTAGCGGTAACCTGTTTAAACACGTTGCACATATCAGCCCTGTTTCAGCATACCAGCATAGAGCGGTGCATACAGATCACTGATAAACACCGCACACACGCggctgacacatacacacaaagcaTGCAGGTGTTCATGCACAGACACGCAGGGATCAGCGGGAAATCAAGGCCTCTCAATCGCCACTTTCGTAGCTGCAgtcttaaaaaaatactaacagCGGCAACACACATAGGGGGAGAGACActcttacattaaaataaactactGAATAGTTCTTTCTCTTTTCACTCAACATATGCAAAGCAGCTTTCCTGGCAAGCCTTACCTCTCCCCAAAAAACATcccccaaaaaaacatcatGCCCCAAGGAGCTGAGGAATGCAAACATTccacagaaacagacaaatgGGAGGTGTggaagtgagtgtgtgtgtgtgtgtgtgtgtgtgtgtgtgtgtgtgtgtgtgtgtgtgcgtgcattttGGGATTTGGAGGAGGTTACAGCATGGCGGTGAAGGGGAGACTAGACAGATAGGAGAAAGTGTGTGAACAGCGACTGACGCTGGAGGATGAAAaagacgaggaggagaggagagaagaggagcagaaacAGGAGGAATGTGTTTTCCATCAGGTCCATCTGGTGCTGCATTCCACTGGAGATATCCTGAGGGAGATCCACAGCGTGCCTTAGGGTGCCTCGCACACTGTGGGGTCAACATGGGTCAGCAGCCCCAAAATACTGACTGTAACAAATAGCCAGGGCTGCTATGGGGTCAGGGTCAGGCCACAATTAAATGGAATAAAGCATTGATTAGCCACAAGCTAATTCATTAACAAGAACCTGCAACTTTCCAGTTGGGCTAAcaaagggctattttgttgtttataatCCCCAACCTAAGGCCTGACAGTCTGGATGGGCTGCTCCAGACACACAACTCACTGACTGTATCTCTGAGGCAAACGGAAAAGAGGGAAAGGGTCAAATAATTACCTGTCATGTGGAGGAATGCTtcagtacaacacacacacttggcaaGCCAGAGGCAACAAATAACTGCACACACTCACGAGTCACGACCAAGCAAAGCACACATTAATAACATCATATCTAATGcctcagctaaaaaaaaaaacacacacagcaaaacaacaaatccacactgtcaaaacaaatgcacactTGGATGGGTGGATGTACAAAATTAAGGACCACACAGCAACCAAACCAGGACCCTTGAGGGATGGCCCCATCAGAAACCACAAAGGGCAAGGGGTAGATAAACAGACTTTATCACATATGGAGCACACACAGGTCAAGCCGCCCCTGGACCAGTCCAGGACCACACAGCACCCACACTGGAGTGGAGAAATGGAGGTGGAGAAGGGATGGGTGTTTAAGAGGGTGGGGGGACTCACCGTGGGTGTGGTCAAAGAAGCTTGGCCAATCAGGTAGGAGTTAGAAACGGACATGGAGAGGCCCAGCCCAGAGCCCGCCTCCTCCATGGCCGCTACAGACGGCTGGAGGTGGcaggaaagagaagaagaggaggaggaagagggggaggaagagTGGGAGGCCTGAGAAGGAAAcaaagaggaagaaaggaaggtagaaaagatagaaaataaagaGAGTGAGAGTAAAGGGGGTTAGGAAAGGCAAAGAGGGTGTTAAGGGAGGAAAAAGAGGGGACAGTTGATTACACTAGTAAGCAAGACTGAATTAGAGCAGATTTAATCAAAGTTCAGCAGCAGAGTAGTGAAGTGGTAAAAGCTGAGGAGGATTCTGGTAGTTTGGCTGAGAAGCATCAGCTTACTGGTTGTGGAAGTAAATAACGCACCTGAGGTTTCTTTCTAGAAAGCCCTAATTACTAGAGGGTCATATAACATGTCCAGGTTACTCACAATTATGTCTGCTGTGACAGTCCGATAAAGCTCCCTTTAATATCCTGAGCTCTGAGGGCTTTCCAGAAACCAGGCCAACTACAACACGTTCTAAACAGGGCCAGCATGATCTGCTCTGGGTTTTTTTCAACCTTTTCCTTATCCACACAGCAGctgaaatgacttttttttttttttttgcaaagccgTGTAAAGTCGCCAAAGCGTGTAAGCCCGGAACATGGGTTTATGGAGGAGGCAAACCGGCTTATTCCACTGGGCCACGAGCTCATCAAGTCCAAAACATGAGGCCAGATTAGGCCTCGCGGCAGGAGCAGAGATGAGTGTGGTTCGACTGTACGCTCAGACAAaagaatgataaaaataaaaactgggcACATGGCTCTGAATACACAGTTGTGGTGGCAGAGAGAGGACAATggacaaagagaaagaagaaagactCTCTGAGGTGGCCTGGGTAGGCTGCCACTCAGCCACAAAGTCTATTTTCTTTACTGTACATGCAGCTCCAGTATAATCTGGAGAAGAGCGTCATCTGTTTACTGTCCACTGCAGTACTGGCTTCAATACTACGCAGCTTTAGGCCAACCACAGATCAATTTGTCATCTTCGAAAATGTATGGCAGGTATTAAGATGAAATAGGCAAGCGTGTTTCTTTGTGAGAGCATGCCTCATATGACAGTACACAGTATGTCACAGTATGACAAACCACCATCTCATGAGCCTGCATGCTGGTTTTGTGGATCCACAGTGCTGACCATTAAAGGAACATTCCAGTATATTTCAAGCTGCAGTATTCCCATACATATGACAACTTGATATGatatacattgttttttgtaCCTTCTTGTTTCCCTGAATATCTACAGTGGAAGTTGGGACTGCAAAGTTAGCATGAGCGATGGGTTGTGTATCcaccacatttttttccccctgaagccagcttatttttttaattcttctaCAATGGGAGTGCCGCATATTTACATTATGCTACAAAAGCCAGCAGCATGACGAAGCACTGTACGTCTTTCCTGTGCTGAGCGCTGCATGTTTGTGATTGCTGAGAGTTGAAATATTTTTGGGTAAAATGCTACATTTGTCACAGTCACTTTTTACCCTGCTGTCCAATCACAATGGAAGAGGGGCGGGACAAATAGGCTGGCCATAAAGATCAAACATCACATCCTAAATGTACGAGTGCTGGAAAAATTAACACTGCTGAGTATCCATGTCTGTAGCAGGTGACATGCCTGGACTACCACAATATCAATATGAAGAATAATGCTTGGAGGAAAAATGTTTATGCCATCACGTAAGCACACGTAAGCAGCAGTTAGGGTCCAATGTGTCCAATCAAGAGCTCCTAGCAGGGCATTTTCAAAACAGCACCTGGCATTTTCAgcttggaattttttttatttttggcagaCATACTGCCATACACTCACAATGGTCACATTCATGGGAAGTACACCAGGTAAAAATATGCCAGAAAATTACTTTAGAGGTTTTACACGGTTACATTAAAGGTAACTCTTAAGTATTTCTCCTTAACATTGAGTATTCATGACTACACACGCCTCAAGGTTTACAAAAAACATCTTTATGTACTATTTATTAGAAGTTTAACCCTCAGAAACTCTGCACTGCTAAACTGTGATTTGTGCAGGGAACAGTGTCATCGCCTTATTCAAAGTGAACCACTTCCAACCAGTGAGAAGagcactgtaaaataataaatgcagaaaaatctaATGGGATATAAAgagaaaatggcagaaaatatcATGTTCATGTCAGACCCCATCACATCACTCATACTGTAGTAAAAAGAATAATTTGTCAGAGCCTTTAAAAAGGTTTCATTTAGACCCACATGGCTCATCAGAGGGTGCCCTCCCCTGCTATGATCTATCCAATCgtgtctcttcctctctctgctcagtGACTCGCTGTCAGACAGTTGTCTCAATTAACCCAGACGCCGACCCAGATTAAGATAAGTGGACCCAATCTGATGGCGGGCTGATAAAGGCCAGTCTTATCTCCCACTAACAACCAAACACCTccgtgtacatacagatgtctCCTTTGGTTGCAGAGAGAGTAAGGAGGGGGATGCTGAATAGGTGAGATAGATAACACGATAGGGGGAGGTTCGAGAGAAAATTGATGAGGACTACCACTGGAATGTACTTTAGCTCCAGAATGCAATATGCATTCTTTCCCACTCTTTCCTTCACAGTCGGCATAAAGCACAAAGACACTGGGACCAGCACAGAGCTCTACCACACAGGGTTGTATGTACTATTCACAGTAAAAACACTCTTTGTCTCACTAGGTGTAATCTAATTTCAGTGGAGGCTCTACAGCCTCAAAGTGTCGGTCTAAATTTGAGGAGGATGAAGCAAACAATTTAAGGAATTTAAATTACAGCTTTGCTCAAACAGTCCAAATTAGTTAACCCAACTATTTATTTCTACCCACTTGCAAAACACACTTACTTAATTTAACCCTGGCAGATCATAAGAAACAGCTTCACCGTCATCATGCTCTCACACAACGAGGTTTCTTACCAGTTGCCTTTGCTTCGGGGGCAATGCTGGAGGCAGCACCGGCTCGTGGACCGAGTCGGTGCTGCTGAAGGAGTCGTTGAAGCCATAGACCTCCTGGAAGCGCTTGTTGCGCTGCTCGTAGATGCTCTCGCTCTGTGGCATCTGGTAGAACACGGAGGGCTGCGGCTCGGAGTAGTCTTCAACAAACTGCATGTActggaggactggaggaggGAGATGGTTGAGATGgtaaaacaacaattttttcaTTTAGCGTTTAGAGTTCTGACTTGAAATGCAATCAAACGGATGACAAAGTTAGTATTTGCAGTGATCTCACAGCGTGGGTCATGCAAGGAGGAGCCAAATTGCATTCCATGAACACAACACATTTAATAACCCATCTGAAGAGCCGACCATTAGAAACTAATTTGTGAAGAACAAAGAGAAACAGGCACCAGCTAAATAAAAAACCCTCAGCAGCCTTTCCTCCACTCCTTTGATGAAACCAAAGAATATAACTGCAACCTCGCCAGGGCCAAAAACATCAgtcagaaacataaaaattgcatgttttaaagGTAATCTAAGCtgaagtttttttcttatttctgccCAGTGAATTTGTagattttgaaaataattggATTTTATGTCTTCCAGTGGGCCATAATGATAACCGTAGCCATAACAATCTGTTAAATCCACTACAGGAGAAGCTCTATGTTTGCTGCAATTAGTTTGAAGAAAATATATGCATACATCGGTCATCAGCATATTGGATATGAGAAACCCTCGACCCTCCCTACCCAATCACACCCATATTTTCCACATTCACTTGAAATCAGACATGCATAAGGGTCATACACTGTGACAAGTGTTTCGACCAACAGGAAGGGCTGAATGTATGGAATGACATAATACAGTAGCTTGAGAGGAAGTGATGTAGCAGGTGTGTCAGGAAATGACCAAATGTTGCCCTCGGTGCCCCTGGAGTCGGACCCATTGTAGCACATCCTGGTATTCTCTTCCTGCCTCTATTCACAGTGGAATATTTCCTTGACATGAGCTATGCTTCAATGAACTGATGACGAAGTGAAGCCAATGTCTCACTGTCCCTTCCTAAATCAGCCTCATCCCTTCCGTTATTCCCTACATTAGACCGTTTGTCCCTTCTTCTGTCTCAGTGCCCTCTATTCTGTCATCTCATTTAAAGGTCTTTCTTCTTCCTTGCCTTCATTGCTCCCTCATTACGTTCCCATCCCCTCCTTTTGCCCTCACTTACTGtgtctgcttttcttttctggCAGCGGCGGTGGGCTGGCGGGGACATCTGCATTCTCGCTGGCTATGTACTGTGCGACAAACACGCCCCCATTTGTCTGGGGCATGGGTGAGATGGGTGTGAAGAGGGGGAATGGCGGCGTAGGGTGCAGCTCCTCTTCTGACAAGTTGTCATACTGGGAGGGGTAGCGCTCGTACAACACCCTGGAGCCCTCAGGGAAGGGCGATGTCTGGGTGCTGCGTCGTTTCTTTTGGGGAAGGGCAGGGGGCGCACTGATGCGCTGTAAGGGATTGGTTTGATTGGGCTGCGGGGTCCAGTATTCTGGCTGCTGCTGGGGTGGGGGAGCACTGAAGCGGGGATGCGAGGGATGCTGTCCGGGGACTGGGGAAGAGGACTCGCTGTGAGACTCAGGCAGGGGGCTCAGGCACCCTCCTACAGGAATTGGGGGCAAGTTCTCCCCAGCTGACAAGTCCTGGTGGAGAAAGTCATAATCCGGGTCGTAAGTCTCTGTGTTGtctgaaaaggaaaagaaaaggggTTGGGTTCTTAAAGttggttttgtttggttttgaaaCAGCCAGATTTGAGTTCTGACACTTACAAATGTCCTATTGTACCTTTACTCTCCTCCATCTTTATTTATTAGCAAAaagcagtggagaaaacattaaGGAAACATAAGTAGGCTTCTCATATATAACCAGCAAGGAAAACTGCGTCTAAAATGACACATCACCAGCGGTAGACTTTATTAGCTGGAGCTAACAGACATTAATTCTGTTACGGTTACAGTATGCGGAAACTTTTGGGTGTTGTCTGGTCAATGTGCTCTTTGTAAGCcgatgtgtgtgcgtgtggtttGCAAGTGAAAAAACCCCATCACTGTAATGCTACTCTATGGCCACAAATGGAGTGTTTGTTGCTGTAGTGTAACAGGatcaacagagtgaggacttCTCTAAAGAAATCATGGTACGTCAAATACAGGAGAGACACCTAGTTTAACTTGTATGGATATCATATCGTTATCTTAAATTTGTCAGCTAAATAGTTATGTATTGGGGTGTTTATTCAGTTGCGACATTTGATCAGCATTTCATTTTATGCTGATGAAATGTGTCCGGCTTTTCCGGCAACAAAGCCGATTACAGATTTAAACTGAGTATTTCATGTTAGTAACTAATAACTTTAGTTCATTGACAATGATGAAAGCTGTGCctaattaaattcaaaaggaTTTGGATTATATAAATGGATTGATTCTAGATTTAGATTTGATGAAATGCTATTGAATCCAAACCTCCACAAGTTTGTCTTTGAAGCCTTACCGAGCGTCTCACAGCTGGTGTTACGAGAACACTGACCGCTGTCCTGCTCCATGGAGGAGAGCTGTTCGTCCGACTTGCTAAGTTTGCCCATGCTGCTGCACGGAGACAGGCGTGGTGAGTCGCCCCCATAGGACTGGCTTCCCCCGGAGAAACGCCTCTGAAGAAACTCCTGCTCATactcctgctgctgcacagaCAAAGAACAGACATTTAgtactgtttttttcttaatagTCAGTTTATTGAAACGATAATAAACCATAATGCCTGACCTGTCTGTGGACGCTGCAGGGAAGGCTGGAGCCGCGGCTCATTGGGGCAACTACAGCAACCCGTGTAGGCGAAGGGGCTGACTGACGCTTCTTAGGAGGAAGAGCTGGTGGAGGGCTGTTGacagaacaaaaacagctgaataAAATAACATGAATGTTGGATGTTTTTTGTCCCAGAGGCAAACTCAATAGAAACAATCAGGCAAGCacgcaaaatatgttttttcaggcatgtatgcacacacaaatCCCTGTATGaatacatgaacacacacattgtcATCCCTCCTCTGGAATAGTGAGATGAAAGTGAGGGTGTTTCATGTTAGCCTCTCTCAGCTATGACATGAAGCTGTCCTGCTTGTCAAACTTAAACTGAGTGAGTTAATACCAGGTCAAAATGGGGCAAGGAGTGGAAAACACAAGGCGCCATGATATGGAGGCCAGCAAAAAGACACTACATAGGTCAGTCACACACTCTCATGCACTGCTCGGTCTTCTGATTGGATGATGAATTCTTCAGGGAATGCCCAGGATAACACAAAGTTGGGGTAAAGCAAccatgcaattaaaaaaaaaaatccaatccagAAGCTTTATGCGGGTCTAGGGTGTGATGTTATAATGGAGACAGATGATCCTATGGGCTAACATACTTCTCCTTCTGAGAGGGTCTCCTTTGGCCAGCGTCAGCACTCAACTGTGCTCTGTTCCCAGAATCCAAAGGGAAACCAAAGACGAAACAAATTGAGAGAGACAGCAGAAAGAGTAAGAAAGGAAGAAGCAGagcaacaaacaaaccaaagtgTGCCATATTTAAAGCCTGAAGTGTGAAAGTGATGAAAGACTTTAATGAGTCTGGCATTCTGAGCATTTGGATTGATGGAGCTGCAGCTGGATCACATGGGAAAAGACTATCAGAAAATACTCTACaccaaaatgttttcaacccCATAAAGGTCTAAATcagtgaaaatggaagaaatatATGGAACTCCCCTTACCCTCCCATACCCACATCCTAAAAACAGTCTTTATTCCTCATTTGAAACACTTTCAgagaatgttttaaaaataagttgCATCTAAAGTGAAACAGCTGtgatgaataaatacagaatggGCACTTCTGCTTTTGTGACCATAGTGCAAAAGGTTGTAACATTTCTGTGGCCACATCACCACCACCAAGCCCTCGTCTCTGCTTCTCATTGGATGGACacgaaacagaaaaaagaaaccttGAAGTGAGAACAAATTTCTTACTCAGTTGTAGAAAAATCTGAACCTTTAAGACTCTATGACGTCAACAAATAGAGCCATGTGAGGTACCAAAGTTTGACCAAAGCTTCAGAGAAAGAATGTACCTCAGTTGTCATATCCTGCATcctttctatatatataaaatattaatggaTCCAACTCAGCAATAAAGGTATTGAAGTATGTGTTGTCCTCACCTGAGCTCTGCCATTTTGGCTTCAGGAAGGGGGGGCTTGGGAGGGGCCACATCCTCATCTGGTATGTCGCAGGCAGCCTCAGCGGGAGCAGCTGCCGGAGCCGTCTTACTCGAGACCTCCTGCTCTCGATCTATCAGGGGCATCTCTGATGACACGCTGCTAGATACATAAAAGCTGCCTGAGTGAATGAACTACTTTGAGTGTTTGAATGAGCGTGTTTGTATTCTGCAGAGGACACTTTGCACTCACCTCTCTGCTGTGGTAACAGGTGGTGCTGGTTTGTTTGGGGTGGTGGGTGACGGCTGCTCCTGTTTCTCTATGGTCAGCTTCACTAATTCCTGTTCGGAGAAAGACACGGCTTCAGGCTACATACACactaacatacttttttaaaacacataacTTTTGAAAAATGTGTGGATGTCATTGTAGTTTGAAAAATAAAGGATTGCATTTTAGTCTGGATGAAagacttttgaaaatgatgacGTAGATATGATTTGGTCTCATCAGTCAAGGCATAtctttgccttttttgtcaagCCCCAAAACACATGACCCTTTTcatcaaaaaagaaataaacagccTTGACTAGCAGTGGTTTATTCAACATGGATAACGAATTAAAGGCAGTGCTGACCTTTTTGTCTATGCTAGCAGCTATTGTGCAGCAAAAgtctgcattttataaagcttCTACTGATTACATGTGCAGGAGGCAAGCTATTTTTCAAGCCATTTAAGACAATTTCTGTATTTAGAGGCGTTATCAGTCCTGCATGGAGCACTGGTTTTGGGTGAGGCTGGGAAGAGCCTGGTGGAATACCTTTAATTCTATTTTAATCAATGAAGTTCTGAGGAATGGCAAAAAACTTTCGCCGCCTGGGGATTTGACTTACAAAGGTAGCATTCACATTGTATTACCTGAGCGACGGGGAAGACTAATGCATTTGGACCATGTGTACTGTGTGCATGAATGGTCATGTGATATGTGTTTCAGGCATGTTAATATGGACtgatattatttaatatttctgaAAAACTGCTGAACACTTGTGTGGACGgggatcattttaattttaaaatgaagacATATGGACATACTTACACTGGTTGCTACAATAAAAACACCACAGGAGAATGTACACTATCCAAAACTTTCTTCTGTCATTGAAGGGCCTACCTTTACTCCGTCCAGCACTGCTTTGATGACACTGGTGACCGACGCCACATTTTCCTTGTCCTCCAAGTCGATGCCATCCAGCATCACCTGGTCTGCCCAACGGATCAGGTTCGCCAGGCTCTGATAGACACGGTTGTGGCAGGAAGACAGCGCCGAACTGTTGAAAGGGGGTGTGAGAAAAAGATTGGACGAGGTTGAGAAAAGAAGTAATCGTTGGGGTGTGGGGGCAGGAGGAATTAaagatggaggaaaaaaaagttgcatgtaAAACAGAGATGATATAAGAGATGGCAAAAAACCAGAGGTGCAGAAAAGAGAATGATTCAAGAAAACAGAGGGATGTGAAAAGAAAGCAATGAGGAAAGAACATGTTAGACTGGAagtgacaaaaatcacacatatGATACACTTCCATCTGTCTTCAAGCTATTAAACTTCATATGTAAGGGGTCAAATGTATTTGTTGGGAAACTGCCTGACGAAGAATGTAGAGCCACTTGGGGCAGCCGGGTGTTGTTTGTGCCTGTAGTGAACGGTGCTTCCAGACCCAACACTAAGGTGTGGCCCAGGCCTGTACCAACATGCTGCAGCTGATTCACAGTACAGGAATATCCATCCACTGTCTACACACAGCTCAGCTCTATGGTGAGCAGGGGACGACTGTAGCTGTGGGGGTTAGCGGAAGGATTTGAGGAATGGTGGAATAGTTGCAAGGGTGGAGAGGTTTGACCCAGAAAGACTTAGCAAGCTAAGGTAGGTTATACTGAAtctaaataagaaaaatgaaattatacTAAGTCTAAGTCTGGAACTATGAGTGACCAGTCAATGTGACTAGAATTTGCAGATATGAGACTGacaaataaacactttaatCAAGTTAACACTGTGTGCCACAAACACAGATAGGAGTCACACCCACTGCTGACCTACTTATTTGACCAATATTGATTTAAATCACTGCAGACAGTCTAACACTGGAGTACACTGTGCATGTTAAACAGATTGCTAAACTAGATCAGCATTATTAACTCTACTTTGTCACACAATACTAACTTGATGTACAGTAGCTTATTTGCCAAAAAACCCATCTACTAAACTTCTCCTGTGATCTACTGAGGTTTGACTCCATTAGATTGAGGTTAAAACCCTCATAGACAGCTCTTTCTCAATGTTGCAGCAACAATCCATCAATCTGTTCTAAACACAGGGCTGTGAGATACAAAATCAGTCACCTCTGACCTCATACTTTCATCAGTACTGATGGATGGGGGAAGACAGAGAAGTTCGAACATGTCTTCACAGTCCAAACAAACTGCCGCTAAGGTTACTTTGACAGAAAGGGGTTGCTTTACCCAGAGGAagttaaacaaaacattctATCTGTTAATATATCCAAAAGGTGAAGTTCATTTTTCTTCCTCTGAGGTAACATTTCTGACAACGTGCCGCATGTAACAACAACATGAATGCAATTTTAAAGGCTTAAGGCATCAAGTCCAGGAAGCTTTGAGGTGACGGATGCTGTCTGTCACAACATATTATCACTCTTCACGAGCTGCTAAATGAGTGGTAGTCTATATCATGCTAGTTCTAACATGTCCAGCAAGCATACCAGCTACGTTATGAGTTACATCAAGAGGCAAGAATGATAAGAATGGCTCGAGAAATGCTACATGCTTAATTACTGCATCTATAGTGGGGAAAGACAGAAATCAGGAAACAAGAGTCGATTGTAGTGACTATTCACAAATGTCTGTTTTGGACAGGTTTTGGTTGTGTTTCAAAATTTGACTCATGGATCCAAACTGACCTTTATCTGAATGAACAAATATCTATTCATAAAATGCAgatatttatttcttaataaaTGCCTATTCTTGTGGATGGGCGAAGCTTTAACCCAGTTAGTCATGTAAAAGCAGACAACATGATACGGCCAAGTAAGGGACTAGAAAACTCAATTCAATCAAAACATGCAGGAAGCACTGTAAAGCCTAAAGGCAGATGTCTGGTTGCATTTTCATTCGAAAAATGATGACGACATCGAAGAGCTGGACAAAAGCAAAGCTATATTTAAGATGTGTAAAATTGAGCTGAAGTATTGTGAAAATACTCATTTAACAAGACAAGACCCTGATATGCAATCTATTAAAACATCCGGGTCAATTCTTAAtgtaaacatgaatatttttaataatgcaaAAGCGTTTTCTTGTACAATTTACAGCATTAGTTCTCTGAGAATCTCTTTCATATCCAAGAAAAACTGGTATTGTAACTTACAAATCTTTAATTGAATCTATATCAAACTGAATcactaatcaaatcaaattggGACCTTGTAAATCGGAATCAAGTCATGTTGGGAAATCAGAGGAAATCCACAGCCCCAGTTTTGGATGATAAATGTGATAATACGTGGTCTATGCAAAAGAAAGTGTTTCCATCGTGTGCTATAAATCATAGGGGGTGAGTGGGAGTGCAAGTTATCAAGTGTACctatattttctatttagtACCTTATAAAAACATGGGACTCACCTGTGCTGTATCCGCGCCTCTACCTGGACCAGAGGTAGAATGGCTTCGAGCACCTTGCTGGCTGAGCCTGGAAGCATCTCCAGCACCTTCTTCTCCACCACCATTTTATCCACGATTGTCTTGAAGTAGCGCAGCGCACTGACCACCTCCTTCTCATGTTCCTCCAGCCGACTTACCTTCTAAAAGCAAAAAGCAAAGAACATTAGATTAGAACTGCACTACAAAACTACTTATGATTCTCAAGCTTTTTAAACACCATAAACTGTGTAGGCAGTGAAATACTTATCACTAAACAACCTATTTATTATTTGGACTGTCTCGACAGTCTGGGCTCCCGACTGTGGTTCTATTAATCCCAGGGTTTGCTCACAGTTCAAAGAACCATCTATCAAGTGATGTGGCTC from Centropristis striata isolate RG_2023a ecotype Rhode Island chromosome 19, C.striata_1.0, whole genome shotgun sequence includes the following:
- the rapgef1b gene encoding rap guanine nucleotide exchange factor 1b isoform X1, giving the protein MSGKIESKQDSQRSHLTSFTMKLMDKFHSPKIKRTPSKKGKQLQPEPAAKNTEKPANKKVSRLEEHEKEVVSALRYFKTIVDKMVVEKKVLEMLPGSASKVLEAILPLVQVEARIQHSSALSSCHNRVYQSLANLIRWADQVMLDGIDLEDKENVASVTSVIKAVLDGVKELVKLTIEKQEQPSPTTPNKPAPPVTTAESSVSSEMPLIDREQEVSSKTAPAAAPAEAACDIPDEDVAPPKPPLPEAKMAELRAQLSADAGQRRPSQKENPPPALPPKKRQSAPSPTRVAVVAPMSRGSSLPCSVHRQQQEYEQEFLQRRFSGGSQSYGGDSPRLSPCSSMGKLSKSDEQLSSMEQDSGQCSRNTSCETLDNTETYDPDYDFLHQDLSAGENLPPIPVGGCLSPLPESHSESSSPVPGQHPSHPRFSAPPPQQQPEYWTPQPNQTNPLQRISAPPALPQKKRRSTQTSPFPEGSRVLYERYPSQYDNLSEEELHPTPPFPLFTPISPMPQTNGGVFVAQYIASENADVPASPPPLPEKKSRHILQYMQFVEDYSEPQPSVFYQMPQSESIYEQRNKRFQEVYGFNDSFSSTDSVHEPVLPPALPPKQRQLASHSSSPSSSSSSSLSCHLQPSVAAMEEAGSGLGLSMSVSNSYLIGQASLTTPTSLDQVALTNATILDGSGGGPNGSLAGSMGSVAVCLPSESSLTDSLHTSASESANDEGGEGEYVNLYSSSQANGELPLSLRETITADDVLQDPTPQMPSSNSKEALDKERRQKSTESAGSDEEDVDELSLIDHKEIMSRITLKQENDDGPDVRAGSGDILLVHATETDRKDLVLYCEAFLTTYRTFITPEDLIKKLHYRYTSFCHSPDTFKKRVSKNTFFVLVRVVDELCLVELTEDILKQLMDLVFTLVCNGELSLARVLRKNILDKVEQRKLLRYTNSLKPLAARGVSARPGTLHDFRSHEIADQLTLLDAELFYKIEIPEVLLWAKEQNEEKSPNLTQFTEHFNNMSYWVRSLIIQQEKAQDREKLLLKFIKIMKHLRKLNNFNSYLAILSALDSAPIRRLEWQKQTSEGLEEYCTLIDSSSSFRAYRAALAEVEPPCIPYLGLILQDLTFVHLGNPDLIDGKVNFSKRWQQFNILDSMRRFQQVHYELKRNEDIVCFFNDFSDHLAEEALWELSLKIKPRNITRRKTDREEKT